A single Methanobrevibacter boviskoreani JH1 DNA region contains:
- a CDS encoding 50S ribosomal protein L34e, whose protein sequence is MPANRFRSRSYKRMNKRTPGGENVLRYKKKRPSKHVCAECGAPLHAVPNGRPYEINKLSKSQKRPNRPYGGYLCPKCARKHFKNEARK, encoded by the coding sequence ATGCCTGCAAATAGGTTTAGATCTCGTTCATACAAAAGAATGAATAAAAGAACTCCTGGTGGAGAAAATGTATTAAGATACAAAAAGAAACGACCTAGTAAACATGTATGTGCTGAATGTGGTGCACCTCTTCATGCTGTTCCTAATGGTCGTCCTTATGAAATAAATAAATTATCCAAATCACAAAAAAGACCTAATCGTCCATATGGTGGATATTTATGTCCTAAATGTGCTCGTAAACATTTTAAAAATGAGGCTAGAAAATAA
- the cmk gene encoding (d)CMP kinase, with amino-acid sequence MIITIGGPAGSGTTTAAKVLSENLNIPYLSTGSIFRDMAKEKGMSVLEFSKFAENNTDIDKEIDRRQAELAYEAGDIVVEGRLSAYFIEADLKIWLTAPLDVRAKRVHDRENKSIEQAVHEIKIREESEASRYKEIHNIDLYDYNIYDVVINSDSFNPESISQIITDILKVI; translated from the coding sequence ATGATAATTACAATCGGTGGTCCTGCTGGTAGTGGAACTACTACTGCAGCAAAGGTATTATCTGAAAATTTAAACATTCCTTATCTATCTACAGGTTCCATATTTAGGGATATGGCAAAGGAGAAAGGGATGAGTGTGCTGGAATTCAGTAAATTTGCTGAAAATAATACTGACATCGATAAAGAAATTGATAGAAGACAAGCTGAACTTGCTTATGAAGCTGGAGACATTGTTGTTGAAGGTAGATTATCAGCTTACTTTATTGAGGCGGATCTTAAAATTTGGTTAACGGCCCCATTAGATGTACGTGCTAAAAGGGTTCATGATAGAGAAAATAAATCAATCGAACAAGCGGTACACGAAATTAAAATACGAGAAGAAAGTGAAGCTTCAAGATATAAGGAAATACATAACATAGATCTTTATGATTATAATATTTATGATGTAGTTATTAATTCAGATTCATTTAATCCTGAAAGTATTTCCCAAATTATTACAGATATATTAAAGGTGATATAA
- a CDS encoding 50S ribosomal protein L14e, protein MASIEVGRVCVKTAGREAGEKCVIVDVIDENFVEVVGGNVKNRRCNISHLEPTADTVEVSDDVEAVKKALESL, encoded by the coding sequence ATGGCATCAATAGAAGTAGGTAGAGTATGTGTAAAAACCGCTGGTAGAGAAGCTGGCGAAAAATGTGTAATTGTGGATGTTATTGATGAAAACTTCGTAGAAGTAGTTGGTGGAAATGTCAAAAATAGACGTTGTAACATTAGCCACTTAGAACCAACTGCAGATACTGTTGAAGTTTCTGATGATGTTGAAGCAGTTAAAAAAGCTTTAGAATCTTTATAG